One part of the Mycolicibacterium aromaticivorans JS19b1 = JCM 16368 genome encodes these proteins:
- a CDS encoding molybdopterin-dependent oxidoreductase, translated as MPDTPRHGLVKPTPAELMEDTGSGLDYGTRPDRLFGDIVSADRFFVRSHVDTPVIDADSWSLYIQGDGARQPVSLTYEDLRTGFPLTSIVRTIECAGNRRVQFGREVGQAFEGTQWGRTAIGTAEWTGVRLRDVLEVAGIATDACEVVPESLDAIRARRPLPLAKALADDTIVAWAMNGEELPPDHGFPARLVVSGWLGAASIKWLGRIDVATHHVEVPWNTIDYVMIGPGYPAEGDQARGPAITEPALSSLVELPWPAHLCHGPQIIRGRAFAGEARVTAVDYQIDDHAWQRATITSSGEPGLWARWQFRWDARPGEHVLRVRASDDRGRIQPDSTPWNQLGYMHESVLAHPISVTASP; from the coding sequence ATGCCGGACACTCCTCGACATGGGCTCGTCAAGCCGACTCCCGCGGAATTGATGGAGGACACCGGATCGGGGCTGGACTACGGAACTCGCCCCGACCGACTGTTCGGCGACATCGTCAGCGCCGATCGCTTCTTTGTTCGAAGCCACGTCGACACACCCGTCATCGACGCCGACTCGTGGTCGCTGTACATCCAGGGCGACGGTGCGCGGCAACCGGTTTCACTCACTTACGAAGATCTGCGCACGGGTTTCCCACTGACGTCCATCGTGCGCACCATTGAGTGTGCGGGCAACCGGCGGGTGCAGTTCGGTCGCGAGGTCGGCCAGGCCTTCGAAGGCACCCAGTGGGGGCGCACCGCGATCGGCACGGCCGAATGGACCGGCGTTCGATTGCGGGATGTGCTGGAGGTGGCCGGTATCGCGACCGATGCTTGCGAAGTTGTACCCGAGTCACTTGACGCGATCCGAGCCAGGCGTCCACTGCCATTGGCCAAAGCGCTGGCCGACGACACCATCGTCGCGTGGGCGATGAACGGCGAAGAGTTGCCGCCTGACCACGGCTTCCCGGCGCGCCTGGTCGTGTCGGGGTGGCTTGGGGCCGCCAGCATCAAATGGCTCGGCCGGATCGACGTCGCCACACACCACGTCGAAGTTCCCTGGAACACAATCGATTACGTGATGATCGGACCGGGGTACCCCGCCGAAGGCGACCAGGCTCGCGGGCCCGCCATCACCGAACCAGCGCTGTCCAGTCTGGTCGAGCTGCCGTGGCCTGCACACCTGTGCCACGGCCCGCAGATCATCCGGGGTCGGGCATTCGCCGGTGAAGCCCGGGTCACCGCCGTCGACTATCAGATCGACGATCACGCCTGGCAGCGCGCCACCATCACCTCCAGTGGTGAGCCTGGCCTCTGGGCCCGGTGGCAGTTCCGCTGGGACGCCCGACCAGGCGAGCATGTCCTACGAGTGCGCGCCTCCGACGACCGAGGCCGCATCCAGCCAGATTCCACCCCCTGGAACCAACTGGGCTACATGCACGAATCAGTTCTTGCCCATCCGATTTCAGTTACCGCCAGTCCCTGA
- a CDS encoding DEAD/DEAH box helicase: MTASAPLLDDPGDLSTVRAMASDPDRLFTTFAGWAKANGTPLYPAQEEALIELVSGANVVLATPTGSGKSLVATGALYAALAAERRSYYTAPIKALVSEKFFALCATFGAANVGMLTGDAAVNASAPIIACTAEILANIALREGANADIGVVVMDEFHFYGDPDRGWAWQVPLLELPHAQFLLMSATLGDVSFLREDLTRRTGRATALVAGAQRPVPLFYSYATTPMHETITELLQTKQAPVYIVHFTQASALERAQALMSVNVSTKDEKAAIAEHIGSFRFSTAFGSTLSRLVRHGIGVHHAGMLPKYRRLVEQLAQAGLLKVICGTDTLGVGINVPIRTVVFSALSKYDGTRTRLLNAREFHQIAGRAGRAGYDTAGTVVVQAPDHEVENLKQFAKVADDPKKRRKLVRRKVPEGMVPWSEATMTRLVEATPEPLTSNMRVFTAMILDVVDRPGDPFVAMRRLLTDNHETRKRQLQHIREAVGIARSLLQAGVLERLDEPQADGRRYRLTVDLPADFALNQPLSTFALAAVGVLDPDSETFALDVVSVVEATLEDPRQIVAAQLNKARGEAVAAMKADGIEYDERIELLDDVSYPKPLAELLEHTFEVYLHTNPWAADARLSPKSVVREMWERAFTFREFVSVYGLTRSEGAVLRYLSDAFKALRSSVPTAARTEEFTDIVEWLGELVRQVDSSLLDEWEELTSPDQPLDVPVAVPMRPRPVTGNVRAFTAMVRNALFRRVGLFARQRWDELGELDAGSGWSAQRWHETGDEYFDEHSEVGTGADARGPALLIIDRGPDVWRVRQILDDPAGDHNWGIVVEVDVEASDEAGSPVLRVVDVGRVD, from the coding sequence ATGACTGCTTCAGCCCCCCTCCTCGACGACCCCGGCGATCTGTCCACCGTTCGTGCGATGGCCTCCGACCCCGACCGGTTGTTCACCACCTTCGCCGGCTGGGCCAAGGCAAACGGCACCCCGCTGTACCCGGCGCAGGAGGAGGCGCTGATCGAATTGGTCAGCGGCGCCAACGTCGTTCTGGCGACACCGACGGGATCTGGCAAGTCCCTGGTCGCGACCGGAGCGTTGTACGCAGCCCTGGCCGCTGAGCGGCGAAGCTATTACACGGCGCCGATCAAAGCGCTGGTCAGCGAGAAGTTCTTCGCGCTGTGCGCGACGTTCGGTGCCGCGAACGTGGGCATGCTCACCGGCGATGCCGCGGTCAATGCGAGCGCGCCGATCATCGCCTGCACCGCGGAGATATTGGCCAACATCGCGCTTCGCGAAGGAGCGAACGCCGACATCGGCGTTGTCGTGATGGATGAGTTCCATTTCTACGGCGACCCCGACCGCGGCTGGGCCTGGCAGGTACCCCTCCTGGAGTTGCCGCATGCCCAGTTCCTGTTGATGTCGGCCACGCTCGGCGACGTCAGCTTCCTGCGCGAGGACCTGACTCGTCGCACCGGTCGGGCGACCGCTCTGGTAGCCGGCGCACAGCGGCCCGTGCCGCTGTTCTACTCCTATGCGACCACGCCCATGCACGAAACGATCACCGAACTACTGCAGACCAAACAGGCGCCGGTCTACATCGTTCATTTCACCCAGGCGTCCGCGCTGGAACGGGCGCAGGCGCTGATGAGTGTCAACGTCAGTACCAAGGATGAGAAGGCGGCGATCGCCGAGCACATCGGCAGCTTCCGGTTCTCGACCGCATTCGGCTCGACGCTGTCCCGTCTGGTTCGCCACGGCATCGGCGTGCACCATGCCGGGATGCTGCCGAAGTACCGCCGGCTGGTGGAGCAGCTTGCGCAAGCAGGCCTGCTCAAAGTCATCTGTGGTACGGACACGTTGGGCGTCGGCATCAACGTGCCGATCCGGACGGTCGTCTTCTCGGCGCTGTCGAAGTACGACGGGACGCGCACCCGGCTGCTCAATGCCCGCGAGTTCCATCAGATCGCCGGCCGTGCCGGCCGGGCCGGCTACGACACCGCGGGCACCGTCGTGGTGCAGGCTCCCGACCACGAAGTCGAGAACCTCAAACAGTTCGCCAAAGTCGCCGATGATCCGAAGAAGCGCCGAAAATTGGTGCGCCGCAAAGTACCCGAAGGTATGGTGCCGTGGAGCGAAGCCACCATGACGCGGCTGGTCGAGGCCACTCCGGAGCCACTGACGAGCAACATGCGGGTGTTCACGGCGATGATCCTCGACGTGGTGGACCGCCCCGGTGACCCGTTTGTCGCGATGCGCCGGTTACTCACCGACAACCACGAGACCCGCAAGCGCCAGCTACAACACATCAGGGAAGCCGTCGGTATTGCCCGCTCGCTACTGCAGGCCGGGGTCCTCGAGCGGCTCGACGAACCCCAGGCTGACGGGCGCCGCTACCGGCTGACCGTCGACCTGCCGGCCGACTTCGCCCTCAATCAGCCGCTGTCGACATTCGCGCTGGCCGCGGTCGGCGTTCTCGATCCCGACTCGGAAACCTTTGCACTGGACGTTGTTTCGGTGGTGGAAGCGACGCTGGAAGATCCACGCCAGATTGTGGCCGCGCAGTTGAACAAGGCCAGGGGTGAAGCCGTCGCCGCGATGAAAGCCGACGGCATCGAGTACGACGAGCGCATCGAACTGCTCGACGACGTCAGCTATCCCAAGCCGCTCGCGGAACTCCTGGAACACACCTTCGAGGTGTACCTGCACACCAACCCGTGGGCGGCCGATGCCCGGCTGTCGCCGAAATCCGTTGTCCGCGAGATGTGGGAGCGGGCTTTCACCTTCCGTGAGTTCGTCAGCGTCTACGGGCTGACCCGGTCCGAAGGGGCCGTGCTGCGATATCTGTCCGACGCGTTCAAGGCGCTGCGCTCCTCGGTGCCGACGGCGGCCCGGACCGAGGAATTCACCGACATCGTCGAGTGGCTCGGAGAACTGGTGCGCCAGGTCGACTCCAGCCTGCTGGACGAGTGGGAGGAGCTCACCAGTCCCGACCAACCGCTCGACGTCCCGGTGGCGGTCCCGATGCGCCCACGGCCGGTAACCGGAAATGTGCGGGCCTTCACCGCGATGGTCCGCAACGCGCTGTTCCGGCGGGTGGGGCTGTTCGCCCGGCAACGCTGGGATGAGCTGGGCGAACTGGATGCCGGGTCGGGTTGGTCCGCGCAGCGCTGGCACGAGACCGGGGACGAGTACTTCGATGAGCACAGCGAAGTGGGCACCGGTGCCGACGCCCGAGGGCCTGCCCTGCTGATCATCGACCGTGGCCCCGACGTGTGGCGGGTGCGGCAGATCCTCGACGACCCGGCCGGCGACCACAACTGGGGCATCGTGGTGGAGGTCGACGTGGAGGCCTCGGACGAGGCGGGGTCACCTGTCTTACGCGTGGTCGACGTCGGCCGTGTGGACTGA
- a CDS encoding peptide chain release factor 3, whose amino-acid sequence MSDHDLDVPAAPTTAVAHRLAVEAGRRRTFAVISHPDAGKSTLTEALVLHARIITQAGAIHGKAGRRATVSDWMEMEQARGISITSTALQFPYHSPEGQDCVINLLDTPGHADFSEDTYRVLSAVDCAVMLIDAAKGLEPQTLKLFQVCKHRGLPILTVINKWDRPGRHALELLDEIQQRIGLKPTPLTWPVGIAGDFKGVLDRRTGNFIRFTRTAGGATAAPEEHIAPERARDAAGIDWDNAVEECELLSADDGDHDQEAFLQGVTTPVLFTSAALNFGVNQLLDNLTRLAPPPSGQVDVDGNVRPVDAPFSAFVFKVQAGMDSAHRDRIAYARVCSGTFERGDVLTHAATGKPFVTKYAQSVFGQQRSTLDDAWPGDVIGLANANALRPGDTLFRDVPVQFPPIPSFAPVHFSVARGTDPSKHKQFRKGIEQLEQEGVVQVLRSDRRGEQAPVLAAVGPLQFEVTSHRMATEFNAPISLDPLPYTVARAVDPEDAPFVDKQVSTEVLTRTDGVMLALFTTKWRLQGFQEDNPAVTLRPLVAAGDD is encoded by the coding sequence ATGAGTGATCACGACCTCGACGTCCCGGCGGCGCCTACCACAGCCGTGGCTCACCGCCTCGCGGTGGAAGCCGGTCGCCGGCGCACCTTCGCCGTCATCAGCCACCCTGACGCCGGTAAGTCGACGCTGACCGAGGCCCTGGTACTGCACGCGCGGATCATCACCCAGGCCGGCGCCATCCACGGCAAAGCCGGTCGCCGTGCCACGGTGTCGGACTGGATGGAGATGGAGCAGGCCCGGGGTATCTCGATCACCTCGACGGCATTGCAGTTTCCGTATCACTCGCCCGAGGGGCAGGACTGCGTCATCAACCTGCTGGACACCCCAGGGCACGCCGACTTCTCCGAGGACACCTACCGGGTGCTCAGCGCAGTCGACTGCGCGGTCATGCTGATCGATGCTGCCAAGGGTCTGGAACCGCAGACACTCAAGCTTTTTCAGGTGTGCAAGCACCGCGGACTGCCCATCCTCACCGTGATCAACAAGTGGGACCGGCCAGGGCGGCACGCACTGGAGCTTCTCGACGAGATCCAGCAACGCATCGGTCTCAAGCCGACTCCGTTGACGTGGCCGGTCGGTATCGCCGGTGACTTCAAGGGTGTGCTGGATCGCCGCACCGGCAACTTCATCCGGTTCACCCGCACCGCGGGCGGTGCCACTGCCGCACCCGAGGAGCACATCGCACCCGAGCGCGCTCGCGATGCGGCGGGCATCGACTGGGACAACGCGGTCGAAGAATGCGAATTGCTCTCCGCCGACGACGGTGACCACGATCAGGAAGCCTTCCTGCAGGGCGTGACGACGCCGGTGCTGTTCACCTCCGCCGCACTGAATTTCGGCGTGAATCAGCTTCTGGACAACCTGACGCGGCTCGCGCCTCCGCCGAGCGGCCAGGTCGACGTCGACGGCAACGTGCGGCCGGTCGACGCCCCGTTCAGTGCATTCGTCTTCAAGGTCCAGGCCGGCATGGATTCCGCGCACCGCGACCGGATCGCCTACGCACGGGTATGTTCGGGAACCTTCGAGCGCGGCGACGTCCTGACCCACGCCGCAACAGGTAAGCCGTTCGTGACCAAGTACGCCCAATCGGTGTTCGGCCAGCAGCGCTCGACACTGGATGACGCGTGGCCCGGCGACGTGATCGGCCTGGCCAACGCCAACGCGCTGCGGCCGGGTGACACCCTCTTTCGCGATGTGCCCGTGCAGTTTCCGCCGATCCCGAGCTTTGCTCCCGTGCATTTCTCGGTCGCCCGGGGCACCGATCCGAGTAAGCACAAGCAGTTTCGCAAGGGCATCGAGCAACTCGAGCAGGAGGGCGTGGTGCAGGTTCTGCGGTCGGACCGCCGGGGCGAGCAAGCGCCGGTACTCGCCGCCGTCGGCCCGCTGCAGTTCGAGGTGACGAGTCACCGGATGGCCACCGAATTCAACGCACCGATCTCGCTGGACCCGCTGCCGTACACCGTGGCGCGCGCCGTCGACCCCGAGGACGCGCCGTTCGTGGACAAGCAGGTGTCGACGGAGGTACTCACCCGCACGGACGGCGTGATGCTCGCCCTGTTCACCACGAAGTGGCGACTGCAGGGGTTCCAGGAGGACAACCCCGCGGTGACGCTGCGCCCACTGGTCGCCGCCGGCGACGACTGA
- a CDS encoding SDR family oxidoreductase — MTQQTIALVTGANRGLGRKFATELLSRGVKVYAAARRPETIDLPGAVPIQLDITDPESVRRAAAIAGDVTVLINNAGVSTEADLLSGPIEDIRLEMETHYFGTLNVTREFVPIIEKNGGGSVLNVLSVLSWYHAPSFGAYSAAKAAGWAMTDALRTELAPRGVHVAALHVGFMDTDMASFVPADQKIDPAVVAKLAVDGLLGGQPEILADELTKQVKAGLATANG; from the coding sequence ATGACGCAGCAGACCATCGCACTGGTGACGGGCGCGAACCGCGGCTTGGGACGGAAGTTCGCCACCGAACTTCTGTCGCGGGGAGTCAAGGTGTACGCCGCGGCCCGCAGGCCCGAAACGATCGACCTGCCCGGTGCGGTCCCGATCCAACTGGACATCACCGACCCGGAGTCGGTCCGCCGGGCGGCGGCGATCGCCGGAGACGTCACGGTCCTGATCAACAACGCCGGCGTCTCGACGGAGGCCGACCTGCTCAGCGGACCGATCGAGGACATCCGGCTGGAGATGGAAACGCACTACTTCGGCACGCTCAACGTGACACGCGAGTTCGTCCCGATCATCGAGAAGAACGGCGGCGGTTCCGTCCTGAACGTTCTGTCGGTGCTGTCCTGGTATCACGCACCGTCATTCGGCGCCTACTCGGCAGCCAAAGCGGCCGGCTGGGCCATGACGGACGCGCTGCGAACTGAATTGGCGCCCAGGGGTGTTCACGTCGCAGCCCTGCACGTCGGATTCATGGACACCGACATGGCGTCTTTCGTCCCCGCCGATCAGAAGATCGATCCCGCAGTGGTGGCGAAGCTGGCGGTGGACGGACTGCTCGGCGGCCAACCCGAGATACTGGCCGACGAGTTGACCAAGCAGGTCAAAGCCGGGCTGGCTACCGCGAACGGCTAG
- a CDS encoding DUF732 domain-containing protein: MKGAPASCPYCGADLDAGGICARCGGVLTPTRPTGWRPDPTARYEGRYYTAGHATNRVRNGRSEANDPVGGQMLPAYVEVPVARSSVRLTWLATGVTTAVIVMVAGVVAGLLWARHRPSPPPEAEYVQALQTAGLFDQFNSEANAVAHGHEVCNQLEHGGQQQGLLADKIAVDVFCPKFNNGFRILESAKISGVFVLTDSLGTGSIVVDGGTCHGTDGYADIGRTTPVTVKNGKGDILTTTSLGAGTGDSANCTFSFTFSIDEGQDRYVVSIGRRGDFSYSFEQLRSHGLQIHLGH; the protein is encoded by the coding sequence ATGAAGGGAGCTCCCGCGTCCTGCCCCTATTGCGGGGCTGACCTCGACGCAGGTGGCATATGCGCGCGTTGCGGCGGCGTGCTGACGCCCACCCGACCGACGGGCTGGCGGCCGGATCCCACGGCCCGCTACGAAGGCCGGTATTACACGGCGGGGCACGCGACCAACCGGGTGCGCAACGGCAGGTCCGAAGCGAACGACCCCGTCGGCGGGCAGATGTTACCGGCGTACGTCGAGGTGCCGGTGGCCCGATCGAGTGTCCGGTTGACCTGGCTGGCCACCGGCGTCACGACCGCGGTCATCGTGATGGTCGCCGGCGTGGTCGCAGGCCTGCTCTGGGCGCGGCACCGGCCCTCGCCGCCCCCCGAGGCCGAGTACGTGCAGGCCTTGCAGACTGCGGGGCTGTTCGACCAGTTCAATTCCGAAGCCAACGCCGTCGCCCACGGACATGAGGTCTGCAATCAACTCGAACACGGTGGCCAGCAGCAGGGTCTGCTGGCGGACAAGATCGCCGTCGACGTGTTCTGCCCGAAGTTCAACAATGGATTCCGCATCCTCGAATCCGCCAAGATCTCAGGGGTTTTCGTCCTGACGGACAGCCTCGGCACCGGTTCGATCGTCGTCGACGGCGGCACCTGCCACGGAACGGACGGCTACGCCGATATCGGCCGCACCACTCCGGTGACGGTCAAGAACGGCAAGGGCGACATCCTCACCACCACATCGCTGGGCGCCGGCACCGGTGACAGCGCGAACTGCACGTTCTCGTTCACGTTCTCCATCGACGAGGGCCAGGACCGCTACGTCGTATCCATCGGCCGGCGAGGCGATTTCAGCTACAGCTTCGAACAGCTGCGCAGCCACGGACTGCAAATCCACCTCGGTCACTAG
- a CDS encoding fused (3R)-hydroxyacyl-ACP dehydratase subunits HadA/HadB, whose amino-acid sequence MTAPAETSPLEARVGHYYRMDGTYLVGREKLREYARAVQDYHPAHWDVAAAAELGYSDVIAPLTFTSAPGMQCNRRMFESIVVGYDTYLQTEEVFEQHRPIVAGDELVIDVELTSVRRTAGRDFITVTNTFTDTRGERVHTLHTTVVGVTAEDIDAGVKIAVQNAMMHDMNILDIGGDDADYEKELRPDGEIRISDGGLTRSPGTRSFDDLAVGEELPAHHTRVSRGDLVNYAGVAGDANPIHWDEDIAKLAGLPDVIAHGMLTMGLGAGYHSVWSGDPGAVTRFAVRLSQPAVVSAKEGADIEFSGKLKSLDPETRSGVVLIGAKSAGKKIFGLATMNVRFS is encoded by the coding sequence ATGACCGCACCAGCAGAGACGTCGCCGCTTGAAGCGCGTGTCGGCCACTACTACCGGATGGACGGCACCTACCTCGTCGGCCGGGAGAAGCTCCGCGAGTACGCCCGCGCCGTGCAGGACTATCACCCTGCCCACTGGGACGTCGCCGCGGCAGCTGAGCTGGGCTATTCAGATGTCATCGCCCCGCTGACCTTCACCTCGGCACCGGGCATGCAATGCAACCGGCGGATGTTCGAGTCGATCGTCGTCGGCTACGACACCTACCTGCAGACCGAAGAGGTCTTCGAACAGCACCGCCCGATCGTCGCCGGCGACGAACTCGTGATCGATGTCGAGTTGACCTCGGTGCGTCGGACGGCGGGACGCGATTTCATCACCGTCACCAACACGTTCACCGACACCCGCGGCGAACGGGTGCACACGCTGCACACCACCGTCGTCGGAGTGACCGCGGAGGACATCGACGCGGGCGTGAAGATCGCCGTTCAGAACGCGATGATGCACGACATGAACATCCTCGACATCGGCGGAGACGACGCCGATTACGAGAAGGAACTGCGCCCCGACGGCGAGATCCGGATATCGGACGGCGGTCTGACCCGTTCACCCGGGACCCGGTCGTTCGACGACCTGGCGGTCGGCGAGGAGCTTCCCGCCCACCACACCCGGGTCTCCCGCGGCGATCTGGTGAACTACGCGGGCGTGGCCGGCGACGCCAACCCGATTCACTGGGATGAGGACATCGCCAAGCTGGCGGGTCTCCCCGACGTGATCGCTCACGGCATGTTGACGATGGGCCTCGGCGCCGGATACCACTCGGTGTGGTCGGGCGACCCGGGAGCGGTCACCCGCTTCGCGGTGCGGCTGTCGCAACCCGCGGTCGTCTCGGCCAAGGAGGGTGCCGACATCGAGTTCAGCGGCAAGCTCAAGTCGCTGGATCCCGAAACCCGCTCGGGTGTCGTCCTTATCGGCGCGAAGTCGGCGGGCAAGAAGATCTTCGGTCTGGCGACGATGAACGTGCGGTTCAGCTGA
- a CDS encoding chemotaxis protein CheB, with amino-acid sequence MPGPDVVVIGGSAGGIKALRGVFDTLGDARDIVVLVALHRAPQYAGLDRVLQGYTAIPIREPTASPWACSPGEVTLAPAAYHLLVGNDRNPSTEPATPVEQYETGPGVRAHLTLDAPLLHSRPSLDALFSSAAQLVNSVTAVLLSCASDDGARGCEEVKAGGGRVVLQDPDTCEAAVAVNAALRRVDPDHIADPADIGRWLSGLDGRHSLS; translated from the coding sequence GTGCCCGGCCCTGACGTCGTGGTCATCGGCGGCAGCGCCGGCGGCATCAAAGCGTTGCGCGGCGTCTTCGACACCCTCGGCGACGCCCGCGACATCGTGGTGTTGGTGGCACTGCATCGCGCGCCGCAGTATGCGGGACTCGACCGGGTCCTGCAGGGCTACACGGCAATCCCGATTCGGGAGCCGACCGCCAGTCCCTGGGCGTGTTCGCCGGGGGAGGTGACGTTGGCCCCGGCCGCTTATCACCTGCTGGTGGGCAATGACCGGAACCCGTCGACGGAACCGGCGACCCCGGTCGAGCAGTACGAGACAGGCCCCGGTGTGCGCGCCCACCTGACCTTGGACGCACCGCTCCTGCATTCGCGGCCCTCACTTGACGCGTTGTTCTCCAGCGCGGCGCAATTGGTCAATTCGGTTACGGCTGTGCTGCTTTCGTGCGCCAGCGACGACGGGGCCCGGGGCTGCGAAGAGGTGAAGGCCGGCGGCGGCCGCGTTGTTCTCCAGGATCCAGACACATGCGAGGCGGCCGTCGCCGTCAACGCCGCACTGCGCCGGGTGGATCCCGATCACATCGCGGATCCAGCAGACATCGGGCGGTGGCTCTCCGGACTAGACGGCCGACACAGCCTCAGCTGA
- a CDS encoding CheR family methyltransferase, protein MSDPAENDPARSKELTAIEAEAFFYTVFEFLGYDFRHYTDASRNRRLMAFVDRHSLGSISSAQDRVLRDPTLLASFLSAMTVNVTEMFRDPLVFAKIRTEVLPRLATYPRIRIWVAGCATGEEAYSVAILLDEAGLLDRSTIYATDIDSESLRVAASAIYPAETMVEATRNYQASGGERPFSDWYIAKYDRSILSPTLRSRLEFFSHNLATDSTFGEFHLILCRNVFIYFEETLQRRAERMFWDSLAPFGNLVIGPREGLTVDGMKLFKAQDRRLGIYAKSQNQRARP, encoded by the coding sequence ATGAGTGATCCTGCGGAGAATGACCCGGCTCGGTCCAAAGAACTGACGGCGATCGAGGCGGAGGCGTTCTTCTACACGGTCTTCGAGTTCCTCGGCTACGACTTTCGCCACTACACGGACGCGTCGCGCAACAGGCGGCTGATGGCGTTCGTCGATCGCCACTCGCTCGGCAGCATCTCCTCAGCGCAAGACCGGGTGCTTCGCGATCCGACCCTGCTCGCCTCGTTTCTGTCGGCGATGACGGTCAACGTCACCGAGATGTTCCGGGATCCTTTGGTGTTCGCCAAGATCCGCACGGAGGTGCTGCCGAGGCTGGCCACCTATCCCCGAATCCGGATCTGGGTGGCGGGGTGCGCGACGGGGGAGGAGGCGTACTCCGTGGCCATCCTGCTGGATGAGGCCGGCCTGCTGGATCGGTCCACCATCTATGCCACCGATATCGACAGCGAATCGCTACGTGTTGCCGCATCGGCGATCTACCCCGCCGAGACGATGGTGGAAGCGACCCGCAACTACCAGGCCAGTGGGGGTGAAAGGCCGTTCTCGGACTGGTACATCGCCAAGTACGACAGATCTATTCTGAGCCCCACACTGCGGTCCCGACTCGAGTTCTTCTCCCATAATCTGGCTACCGACAGCACATTCGGCGAGTTCCATCTGATCCTGTGCAGAAATGTCTTCATCTATTTCGAGGAGACGTTGCAGCGAAGGGCCGAACGCATGTTCTGGGACAGCCTGGCTCCCTTCGGAAATCTCGTCATCGGTCCACGCGAAGGCCTCACCGTCGACGGGATGAAGTTGTTCAAGGCGCAGGACCGCCGGCTGGGCATTTACGCCAAGAGTCAGAACCAGCGTGCCCGGCCCTGA